The Chloroflexota bacterium genome segment CACCGCAACCGTTCGCGCGCCCGCGCGAAGATCGCGTCGAACATCGGCGCGGTCAGGCGTTTGGTCTGCGTGTTCTGGCGGCTCGGATGATAGGTGGCGATGAGCGTGTACGGTCCGATGACGTACTCCGCGCCGTGTGCGAAGCGCGGGCGCGGCGACGGCAGTTCGACGCCCGACTCGGCCAGCGCGACCAGCAGGCCGTCAAAGCCGATCTTGCCGAGCGCGATGATGACCTGCAAACGCTCCAGTAGACGCAGGTGATCGATCAGGTACGGGCGGCAGTGCGCGATCTCGCCCGGCGTCGGCTTGTTGTCCGGCGGCGCGCAGTGCGCCACCGCCACGATATACAGATCGCGCAGCGTCAGGCCATCGTCGCGGTGCGTCGAGTGCGGCTGGCTGGCGAAGCCGGCGCGATGCAGGGCGGGCGTCAGGAAGTCGCCGGAGCCGTCGCCGGTGAACATGCGGCCCGTGCGGTTGGAGCCGTGCGCGCCGGGCGCCAGCCCGACCATCAGCACGCGCGCCTGCGGATCGCCGCAGGCGGGCACCGGCTTGCCCCAGTACTCC includes the following:
- a CDS encoding uracil-DNA glycosylase — encoded protein: MSESPRRVSSLDALNRRIVACTLCPRLVAHRERMAREKRAAFRDWEYWGKPVPACGDPQARVLMVGLAPGAHGSNRTGRMFTGDGSGDFLTPALHRAGFASQPHSTHRDDGLTLRDLYIVAVAHCAPPDNKPTPGEIAHCRPYLIDHLRLLERLQVIIALGKIGFDGLLVALAESGVELPSPRPRFAHGAEYVIGPYTLIATYHPSRQNTQTKRLTAPMFDAIFARARERLR